The sequence ATTTAGGGGCAGATGACTATATTACGAAACCCTTTGGCACACCAGAATTGCTTGCTAGAATCAGAACAGCATTAAGACATGCTGTAAATGGAGCCAAGTTAAGTGAAGCAAAGAAAATTATCAATGGTGAATTATGCATTGATATCGAACATCATACAGTGAGTAAAGGCGGACAAGTGATTCATTTAACACCGAACGAATATAAGATCATTCAAGTTCTTGCTGAAAATGTCGGCAAAGTGTTGACCCATACCTATATTTCTCAAAAAGTTTGGGGACCTTATAGCAATGAAAGCCAAACGTTGAGAGTAAATATGTCCAATATTCGTAAAAAAATCGAAGATAATCCAGTCGAACCAGACTATATTTTAACTGAGATCGGGATTGGTTATCGCATGTTGGAGAAATAAAGAAGTACATCATTCTTGAAAAGAGGGGCAAAAATGAAGATATTGACAGCGATTGATTCTATGAAAGGCTCTTTAAGTAGTATTGAAGCGAATCAAATCATTGCGGATATTTTTACGAAAGAAGGTCATCAAGTCCAGCAAGTCGCGATAGCCGATGGCGGCGAAGGAACGGTTGATGCTGTTGTAAAAAATAATAATGGTCAAAAAATTGCTGCGCACGTTCAAGCATTAGATGGAAAAAAGATCATTGCTCATTTTGGTTGGTTTGAAACTGAGAAATTAGCGGTAATCGAATCAGCAGCAGCTTCAGGTATTCAATTTTTAAATGGAACAGTGAGGACACATCCTAAAAATACTTCCTCATATGGTACTGGTCAGTTGATCTTAGCTGCAATTGATCACGGTGCCCAAACAATTATTATTGGTTTGGGCGGAACCGGAACAGTTGATGGCGGTATTGGGTTATTGAATGCATTAGGGATCGAATTTTATGATAAAGATCAGCAAAAATTATCAGCTAAAGGCAGTAATTTGGCCAACATTCACAGTTTCTCAAAAAAACGATTGGACCCTAGAATCGCGAAGATCAACTTTCAAATCGCAGCGGATGTCAAAAGCCCATTAACAGGAGCAACTGGAGCTGTAAAAATGTTTGGGCAACAAAAAGGTATTAGTCAATCAGAGTTAACCGACTATGAATTAGCCATGAAATACTACCAAAGGCTTGTAATCAAAGAGGAACATTCAGTACCTGGAGATGGTGCAGCTGGAGGATTAGGTTTTGCCATCAGAACATTTTTGCATGGGACTTCCCGTTCCGGTTTTGAGTTTATTTCAGAGCAAACAGATTTAGAAAACTTGATCCAACAAGTTGATTTAGTAGTTACTGGTGAAGGGAAAATGGATAAGCAAAGTCTACAAGGAAAAGTACCTGTAGGCATTGGCAGAATAGCTAAGAAATATGGTGTACCTGTTATTGCTTTTGCAGGGACGTTCTCAGGAGATGAGACTCAGTTTCAAGAGGAAGGTATTTCGGTAATCATTCCAATAATCGACCAAATTACGACATTAGAAGAAGCGATGAATGGTGCAAGAGAAAATTTAAGACGTGCTTCAAAGCGTACGATTCGTTTAGTAACATTATTCAATTAATAAAAAAACAAGATTATCTGGTTAGAAAACCAAGTAATCTTGTTTTTTTATTGTAAGCGGATTATTAACTTAAGTCTAATAAATAGATAGGTCTTAAGTACCATGACAATCAGTGTGAATTCCTTCAAAATGAATAAGTGTAGAAGGGAGTAAAATGAAAATAGGGTTGTAAATAATTATATAACGAAAAATAAGTGAATAGAATCAGTGGAGGGGAAAACATGTCTGTAATTGAAGCAAGAAATATAAAGAAAAGTTATGGCCGTAATGAATCGAAATTTGATGCATTAAAAGGTGTTGATCTAAAAATAGAAGAAGGTGAATCCGTTGCGATCATCGGAAAAAGTGGATCGGGTAAATCAACGTTCATGCATATTTTGGCCTTATTAGATAAACCAACTTCTGGAGAAATTTTATTAAATAATCAAGATGTAACGAGCATCGGTAAAAAAGAACTAGACAAAACAAGAAACAAACAATTCGGTTTTGTGTTTCAGCAATTTTTCATGAACTCTAAAGATACAGTATTAAATAATGTCATGTTGCCGCTAAAAATCGGTGGAATTTCAAATGGTAAACGTAAAGAAATGGCACTTGAAGCACTAAAAGCAGTTGAATTAGAGGATAAAGTCAATAATAAAGCCAATAACCTATCAGGTGGCCAAAAACAACGTGTTTGTATTGCACGTGCATTAGTCAATAACCCTAAGATTATTTTTGCGGATGAACCGACAGGAAACTTAGATTCCACAACGGGTGAGAAGATTGAGCAGCTGCTATTTGATTTGAACAAAGAAAAAGGGATCACACTGATTATCGTCACTCATGATTCAGAACTTGCGGCACGTTGTGATCGACAAATCCATGTGCGTGACGGATTAATTGTGGGAGGGGATGAGTAGATGAAATTTAGTGATATTTTAAAATCAGCCAGTTCAAATTTAATGCGCAATAAAGGGCGGACGATTTTAACCATCGTAGCCATTTTTATAGGAGCATTTACCATTTCATTGACAACAGGAGTGAATATTGGTGTTAATGATTACATCGATAAACAAGTGGGAAGCGTCGGTGGACAAAATCAAATCATGATCCAGCCAAAAATGACTGGAGGACCTAGTGAAGATGGTGAACCACAAAAATATGATGAGAACAAAAAAACAAGCTCAATGCAGCAACAAGAAGCGTTAGATAGTAAAGACCTTGATAGAATCAAAGAAATCAAAGGAATCAAAAACGCGGAAGCAATGAAATCCGTTTCAACAAGTTATATTTCTGGAAAGAACAATGAAAAATATGTCTTTTCAGGAATGCCGATGGTGGAAGAATTGAATGTAGATCTTGAAGCAGGTAAAAATCTTGATCAAAATAGTTCAGAATTCCAAATCAATTTAGCACCAGAATATGTGAAATCTTTAGGCTATAAATCAAGTGAAGAAGCAATTGGTAAGACAGTCAAAATCGCAGCACCTTCTACCGCTACTGGAGAAGAAAAAGTAGTGGAAGCGACTATCGTTGGCGTAAGAAATACAAGCTTGATCCAAGGTGGAATGTCTTTATTGAATCGTTCTCTTGTTGATGAAATCTCAAAAATCAACGAAGCAGGTTTACCAGAAACGATGACTGGACAATATGGATTGATCATGGGTGAAATGAGCAAAGATGTGACAAAATCAGAAATTGCAGATGTAAAAGAACGTTTAGATAAAGCAGGCTATATGGGGCAAACGGTTGAAGATCAAATCGGCATGATCCGAAACGTAATCAATGCAATCACAGGCGTCTTAACAATGTTTGGTGCCATTGCATTATTAGCCGCAAGTTTCGGAATCATCAACACATTGTATATGTCAGTACAAGAACGTACAAGAGAAATCGGCTTAATGAAAGCAATGGGACTTAGCAGTGGTAAAGTCTTTACGATTTTCAGTGTGGAAGCGGCGTTGATT is a genomic window of Enterococcus haemoperoxidus ATCC BAA-382 containing:
- a CDS encoding response regulator transcription factor — protein: MATILIIEDDDVIAEFMGAVLEKEKHTIHIAHSALEGLSTFRMWSVDLILLDLGLPDQDGIEVLKKIRETSPVPVIIISARDHENNKVEALDLGADDYITKPFGTPELLARIRTALRHAVNGAKLSEAKKIINGELCIDIEHHTVSKGGQVIHLTPNEYKIIQVLAENVGKVLTHTYISQKVWGPYSNESQTLRVNMSNIRKKIEDNPVEPDYILTEIGIGYRMLEK
- a CDS encoding glycerate kinase; this translates as MKILTAIDSMKGSLSSIEANQIIADIFTKEGHQVQQVAIADGGEGTVDAVVKNNNGQKIAAHVQALDGKKIIAHFGWFETEKLAVIESAAASGIQFLNGTVRTHPKNTSSYGTGQLILAAIDHGAQTIIIGLGGTGTVDGGIGLLNALGIEFYDKDQQKLSAKGSNLANIHSFSKKRLDPRIAKINFQIAADVKSPLTGATGAVKMFGQQKGISQSELTDYELAMKYYQRLVIKEEHSVPGDGAAGGLGFAIRTFLHGTSRSGFEFISEQTDLENLIQQVDLVVTGEGKMDKQSLQGKVPVGIGRIAKKYGVPVIAFAGTFSGDETQFQEEGISVIIPIIDQITTLEEAMNGARENLRRASKRTIRLVTLFN
- a CDS encoding ABC transporter ATP-binding protein, whose amino-acid sequence is MSVIEARNIKKSYGRNESKFDALKGVDLKIEEGESVAIIGKSGSGKSTFMHILALLDKPTSGEILLNNQDVTSIGKKELDKTRNKQFGFVFQQFFMNSKDTVLNNVMLPLKIGGISNGKRKEMALEALKAVELEDKVNNKANNLSGGQKQRVCIARALVNNPKIIFADEPTGNLDSTTGEKIEQLLFDLNKEKGITLIIVTHDSELAARCDRQIHVRDGLIVGGDE
- a CDS encoding ABC transporter permease; this encodes MKFSDILKSASSNLMRNKGRTILTIVAIFIGAFTISLTTGVNIGVNDYIDKQVGSVGGQNQIMIQPKMTGGPSEDGEPQKYDENKKTSSMQQQEALDSKDLDRIKEIKGIKNAEAMKSVSTSYISGKNNEKYVFSGMPMVEELNVDLEAGKNLDQNSSEFQINLAPEYVKSLGYKSSEEAIGKTVKIAAPSTATGEEKVVEATIVGVRNTSLIQGGMSLLNRSLVDEISKINEAGLPETMTGQYGLIMGEMSKDVTKSEIADVKERLDKAGYMGQTVEDQIGMIRNVINAITGVLTMFGAIALLAASFGIINTLYMSVQERTREIGLMKAMGLSSGKVFTIFSVEAALIGFLGSLLGILGAVGAGALINQIAADSFLESLTGFTLIQFSASSSAVIILVIMGIAFLAGTLPARRAAKLDPIESLRYE